The alpha proteobacterium U9-1i genome includes a region encoding these proteins:
- a CDS encoding diaminopimelate epimerase, with product MRYFKMNGTGNDFVIIDARSRGSMPLSAAQVKAIADRKSGVGCDQVIAIERSIRGDAFMRIWNQDGGEVTACGNATRCVAWMLMEEGGANSRRIETGAGMLYAERAGNGLITVDMGSPLLRWEEIPVARAMDTARLDFSIDGLSGPGGVNMGNPHAVFFVDDVSAVPIESIGPKVEHDPLFPQRVNVGFAEVRSAERIRLRVWERGVGLTKACGTGACAAVVAAHRQGRTGRNVEIIADGGSLQIEWRAGDDRVLMTGPVELEGTGDLPA from the coding sequence ATGCGCTACTTCAAAATGAACGGCACCGGCAACGATTTTGTGATCATCGACGCGCGCTCGCGCGGGTCGATGCCGCTGAGCGCCGCCCAGGTCAAAGCGATCGCAGACCGCAAAAGCGGCGTTGGCTGCGACCAGGTTATCGCGATCGAGCGCTCCATCCGGGGCGACGCCTTCATGCGCATCTGGAATCAAGACGGCGGAGAGGTAACCGCGTGCGGAAACGCTACCCGGTGCGTCGCGTGGATGCTGATGGAGGAAGGCGGCGCCAATTCGCGCCGCATCGAAACCGGCGCGGGTATGCTTTACGCTGAGCGAGCCGGAAACGGACTCATAACAGTGGACATGGGCTCGCCGCTGTTGCGCTGGGAAGAAATTCCGGTGGCGCGTGCGATGGATACGGCGCGGCTGGACTTTAGCATCGACGGTTTGAGCGGGCCGGGCGGCGTGAACATGGGCAATCCGCACGCGGTGTTTTTCGTCGATGATGTCAGCGCCGTGCCGATCGAAAGCATTGGCCCAAAAGTTGAGCACGATCCGCTGTTTCCGCAGCGCGTGAATGTCGGCTTCGCGGAGGTTCGCTCCGCTGAACGGATCCGGCTGCGCGTGTGGGAGCGCGGCGTTGGGCTGACCAAGGCCTGCGGCACCGGCGCCTGTGCGGCCGTGGTCGCCGCCCACCGTCAAGGGCGGACCGGGCGCAACGTGGAGATCATCGCCGACGGTGGATCACTTCAGATTGAATGGCGCGCCGGCGATGACCGGGTTTTGATGACGGGGCCGGTAGAACTCGAAGGCACGGGGGACCTGCCCGCTTGA